The following DNA comes from Teredinibacter haidensis.
TCGTAACAGTACGCACTTACTGGGGCTGATAAACGATATTCTCGACCTGTCTAAAATTGATGCCGGGCGAATGGTTCTGAGCGAAGAAAGTATTGTTGTTGGCGAACTCGTCAACGATATTAAAATGGAGCTTACGCCACTGGCAGAAAGGAAAAAACTTGCGTTCACTGTCGAAAATTACGCACGTAATATTTCTGTTGTGAGTGATAAAGCTAAGCTTCGGCAAATGCTTCTGAATCTAGGGTCCAACGCGCTTAAATATACCACCCAGGGCTCGGTTGTGATTCGTATCGAGACGGAAAAATACGGCCCACTGGGAGACTCGTTAACCATAGCATTTAAGGATACGGGGATCGGAATTGCTGACGAGGACAAAAAAAAGTTGTTCACAGAGTTCGGTCGGGCAGAGGAGGTACGCCTGCGTTCAATTGAAGGGTCTGGCCTTGGCTTGATGATAACAGCTAGGTTGGCGTCCTTGCTTGGAGGTTATGTCGACTTCGATAGTGTGTATGGAGTGGGTAGTGAGTTTCGCTTACATTTGGCGTTGCCTCAGTCGGTTGATACGGCTGGAGGACGCGATACTAAATGGGGACAAAAAGGCCTCGCTATTGTATTGCTCGGGGTCGATGCCGAATTAACTGAGGCGATTGAGGTCGCGTTTAAGCGTGAGTTGGTTTCTGTCTTCTTGGAAGAGAATCCCGATGCATTTATAGGTCTTTGTGAAAAGGTTTTGCCTGATGTCATTTGCTTTAATGCTGATATCGTTATGACTTTCGGTCACGATGTGTTGCCGCAGCTTTGTGAGCACAGCGTGTTGCTCGGTATCCCCAAAATTGCACTGAGCATTAACGAAGACAATAAGAATCGTCTGCTAGGATCCGGAGCGGATCTACTGATGTTGAATTCTGATAATCCTAAGAAGATGGTGTCGGAGTTTGTGAAGTTAAGTAGTCTGGATATTTCCAACGTATTGTTGGTGGGGGTCGAGGGCGAGCAGGGTAAAACACTAGAGAAAAATTTTCAGGATTATGGAATACATGTGTGCGTTTCTCATCACGCGGATGATGCGATCGCACAGGCCAGAGAACTTAAGCCGGATTTCCTTTTGGTTAACTTGGGTGATGAAAAGTTGGATTCAACACGGTTGATGGTCCTACTTAATAGCGATGAACAGTGCAGAAAAATCTACCAGATTATTTATAACGGCATTGGCCGGCATAGACCGGTTGTGTTTAGTAATGAGGTGCAGGAAGAGTTAGCTCTTGGGGCGCCTACTTTTACCGATATTCTTTCTGCAGCGGCAACTTTGCGGCGCCGAAGTCGCGCCAGCTTAATGCGTATCGAGGCGCTACACCGGAGTTTAATGAAGAGTAAAGAGTATAGTGGTTCAGCACAGGTGCGGGGTGTTCCGCTGACGCAGCAGCGAGAGGGGAATATCCCGCTCATACTGGTTGTTGAGGACTCCAAAGATAACTCAGAGTTAATGGATTGGATACTGGTTGATGCTAAGTTGAGTCATGATACTGCGCGGAATGGCCGTGAAGCTCTAAACTTAGTGCTCGAAAAAACCTACGGTTTGTTGCTGCTCGATATCAATCTGCCGGATATTAATGGCCGCGAAGTGGCCCGCAGGTTGCGGGCCACCAGTAGCTATAGCGAAACGCCGATCATTGCTGTCACGGTGTTATCCTCTAAGTCGGATATTGATGAGTTGAAATCCTGCGGGATAAACGAAGTTGTTTCTAAGCCTCTGGATCAGGAAGCGCTGCTTGAGGTTATTCATCGCTACATTGCTTAATCCTAAGGCTGTTTTGAATGATGTTGTTTCTAGTGCCATAAGGTTGTTGCCCACAGGCCTTGCTTTGCGATTTTGCTGGCGTACTGTTCCCCTTGTCCCGGGTTGGCTTGCATGTAGTGGATGTATAATTGCAATCCGTTACTCGCGTTTAATCGCGACGTATAGGGGCCAATATCAGTCCCTTCGCGAGTAGAAAAAAACCACTTCCCGTCAACACAAAAATAGCGCTCTGATCGATACCAAACCTTTTCTTCAAATTCACCGTCTCTAACTAGCATGCTTATCCCTTCACAGTTTTGGTGTTTTATTTCTGTTAAGGGTTAGTATATAAATCGTACAGCAAAGGGTTAGATTTTTTAGTGCTGGAAAGTGCTCAAAAAACGTTCAGTCGGCATGAAAAAGGCGTTTATTGGTCGTTTAATAATCTTTGGTTCAAAGGGTACACCCTTTTTATAATCATTCGTTTTTTTCGAGGGTAGGGAGAAGGAAAGGAGCGGGGTCGCGGCAGGTGGCGACAGCCGTGGTTCAGAAACCGTATTGCATGTTAAGCTCGGCGATTGTTTATAAAGAGAAATAACGCATCTATGCATATTCATATTCTTGGTATTTGCGGTACGTTTATGGGGTCGCTGGCACAGTTGGCTCGGGCTGTAGGTCACACGGTTACGGGGGCGGATGTGCGCGTCTACCCGCCGATGAGTACTCAGCTGGAGTTGGCGGGAATTGAGCTCATAGAGGGCTTTTCGGCCGATCAGGTTAAAATACAGCCCGATATGTTTGTCATTGGCAATGTGGTCAGTCGCGGTAATCCGTTGATGGAGGCCATATTAAATGCGGGCCTTCCTTATACGTCTGGGCCACAGTGGTTGAGCGAGCATATCTTACAGGGGCGATGGGTTCTGGCTGTCGCCGGTACCCACGGTAAAACCACCACAGCCTCCATGTTGGCCTGGATTCTTGAGTATGCGGGGATGCAACCGGGATACTTGATTGGTGGTGTACCCGGTAACTTTCCCTCCTCTGCACGCCTCGGCGAAAGCGATTTTTTTGTGATTGAGGCAGATGAATACGATACGGCTTTCTTCGATAAGCGTTCGAAGTTCGTTCACTACCGGCCCAGCACCTTGGTATTGAATAATCTGGAGTTTGATCACGCCGATATTTTTCCCGATCTAAAAGCAATTCAACGGCAGTTTCATCATCTTGTGCGCACGGTTCCTGAAAACGGCTTGATTATCTACCCGCAGGCATCGCAGGCCCTTAAAGAAGTGCTCGACATGGGCTGTTGGTCGGACAGGCAAACGACAGCCGTGGAGTCTGGTTCTGCCGATTGGAGCGCGTTGAAGGGAAGTGCTGATGGGGCACGGTTTGAGGTGAGCTTCGCTGAATATTCCGATGCTGTGGGCAATGTATCCTGGCAGCAGAGTGGTGAGCACAACCTGTGTAATGCGATAAGTGCTATTGCCGCTGCGAGGCATGTGGGGGTGTTGCCTCAGATATCTTGTGAGGCACTAAGCCAGTTTAGCGGAGTAAAACGCCGTATGGAGCTATTGGATATTGTTCGCGCTGTTCATGTCTATGACGATTTTGCCCATCACCCTACAGCTATCAAAACCACCCTGGAGGGCTTGCGCGCTCGTGTGGGTGAGGAAAAAATCCTCGCGATTGTCGAGCCCCGCTCCAACACCATGAGGGAGGGCGTGCATCGCCAGCAGTTGGCCGCTTCCGCTGCTGCGGCCACTCAGTGTTTTTGGTATCAGCCCAGTAACCTGAGCTGGTCTTTACAGGAGACTTTGGGTGATATTCCCGGTGCTCTGGTGCTTTACTCCGTCAACGATATTGTTGGAGCCGCTATTGATTACATCGGTCAGCTTGCTGAGGGGGAAGCTTTGCATATGGTCATTATGAGTAATGGCAGTTTCGACGGTATTCACCAGCAATTACTACAGGCACTAAAAGCCTGTTGTCAGGAGCGCATTAATTGAGCCACCAAAAAACGATTACATTGGCCATTACGGGCGCTTCCGGGGCCCAATATGGCCTGCGCCTGTTACAAACATTGCTGGTTTTGGATTGCCGTGTTTATTTGCTGATATCTCAGGCGGCAGAGGTGGTTATTGCAACCGAAACCGATCTTGTGTTGCCACAACAGAGTGGTCGAGAGCAGGAGCAGTTTTTGTGTGACCACTTTTCGGCCAGGCCAGGCCAGCTCAAGGTGTTTTCCGAAAAAGACTGGATGGCTCCGGTTGCTTCGGGTTCGAGTTCTCCCCACAGCATGGTGATATGCCCGGCCTCTGGGGGAACGCTTTCGGCCATTGCCACCGGTGCGAGTAACAACTTGATTGAGCGTGCAGCAGATGTTGCTTTAAAAGAACGGCGACAGTTGATCTTGGTCCCCAGGGAAACGCCCTATTCGGAAATTCATTTACAGAACATGCTAAATTTAACGCGCATGGGGGCAGTGATTCTTCCGGCAAGCCCGGGCTTCTACCACCGTCCCCAATCGATTGATGAACTTGTCGACTTTGTTGTTGCCAGAATCCTCGACCAGTTACATCTGCCTCAAACTGCCGTTCCTCGCTGGGGAGAAACGGAAGAATAAAATATATATCGCTACGTGGGTTTGATTTTGAGTCAATAATGGCGCCTATTTACGGTTTTTTACCTTTTGTCCATTAACGGTTCAGGCTAGTGCGCCGTATAATGCGCGCCTATTTATGAACACTGTGTCAGTACATGTACCGGTCAGCTGGTATATTGAGATCCCTACGACAGGCGCCACGAAACACCTGAAAAACATTTCATTATGTTTCATTATGTTTCACAGAGTCTGTTTTTCTGCCTAGCTTTCTGAAGCTATACTGCTTTTTTTAATCAGGATGTAGTCATACCGCATGTTCGGCCGTCTTTTTGACCGTTATATATCTGTAATAACACGCTTTCCCAAGTCGACTCTAGTGATGCTCGGCTGTGTGGTGCTTTGCGCTGTAGTAGGGCTGCCAAACTTTAAGCTCGACGCATCGTCAGACTCCCTCACACTGGAGAATGATACCGACCTTGATTTTTATCGCGATGTGATAAAAGCCTACGGTTCCGGCGACTTTCTGGTCGTTACTTTTCGCCCGAAAACCCCACTGTTTACTCAGGAATCATTGAGCACCTTACAATCGCTGCGCGATGATTTGGCGGCTATTGAAGGGTTTATCAGCATTAACACCATCCTCGATGTTCCTCTGCTGTATAGCCCTATGCAGGGCTTGTCGGAGATGGTCTCCAGTCCACGCAATTTGTTAACGCCGGGGATGGACTTTGCGCAAGCCAAAGAGGAATTTTTAACCAGCCCGGCCTATCGCGATTTAATTTTGGGGCCGGATGGCGAAACAACGGCTCTGCAGCTCAATTTAAAAGTCGATGAACGCTATATCGAACTTGTTAAGCGTCGTGATGCGCTGAACCTGAAAAAGAAAACGTCTGGCGATTTCGGTGTTGAAGAACGCCAGAATCTTGCGCGCGTTCAGGCCGAGCTTTTAGAGTACAGAACACAGGCGTCTACCCGAGACCACTTGCGCGTGGAAAATGTGCGTGAGGTGGTGGAGGGGTATCGCGATCGGGCGCAGATTTATGTCGGTGGCTTGACCATGATTACCGCCGATATGATCAGTTTTATTAAAAGTGATTTGGTGATCTTTGGTTCGGCTGTACTGCTCTTTATGGTCGTTGTGCTGGCCGTAATTTTTCGTTCCTGGCGCTTCGTCATAATTCCGATGGCCAGCTGTCTGGCTGCCGTATTGATTATGTTGGGCTATGTCAGTTGGGTGGATTGGCGGCTTACGGTCATCTCTTCCAATTTTGTGGCTTTACTGCTGATTATTTCGCTGGCCATTATTATTCATCTTATTGTGCGCTATCGAGAATTTGCTCAACAAAATGCCGACTGGGGGCAGCGGGAGCTGGTCACTGCGACGGTGAAGTTTATGATCTTGCCGTGTCTGTACACGGTGATGACCTCCGTTGTGGCATTTGCTTCACTGGTGGTCAGTAATATTCGACCTGTGATCGATTTTGGTTGGCTGATGACCATGGGTTTACTGCTGGCGTTTTTTCTCGCTTTTACCTTGTTGCCAGCGGCAATGATGTTGTTGCCAGCAAAGGGGGGGGGCAGTGGAGGCTCTTCTACTCAGAGCAGTGACAAGCCTATCACCCTGTTATTTTCCCGGTTTGTAGAAAAACGGGGCGCATGGGTATTAATCATCAGTCTTTTGTTGGCGATTGCCAGTGCTTGGGGCGTTACTCGGCTGGAAGTCGAAAACCGCTTTATCGATTATTTCCACAAGAGCACTGAAATTTATCAAGGCTTGTCGGTTATTGATAGCGACCTGGGTGGAACCACCTCCCTGGATATTATTATTAACCACCGTGAACAGACCGTTGACATTCAACCGCAGCAATTTGCCGATGAGAACGACCCTTTTGCCGAGGCCGACCCTTTTGATGAGGGGGATCCCTTTGAAGATCTGGAGCCCCTGGCGGAGCAGGACCCGTTTACGGAAGTGGACCCTTTTTCCGAGCACGGGGCCGACGATCCCAGCTATTGGATGACGATTAGCGGCTTGCGACAGGTCAATGCCATCCACAAGTATTTGGAAGATTTGCCCGAAGTAGGTAAGGTTCAATCATTGGCAATACTTTATAACATTGGCCTGGATATTAATGGTTCACTCAATGATTTTGAGCTGGCGATTATCCGTAAAAAACTGCCGCAGTCGATCAAAAGTTCGATGGTATCCCCTTTCCTCGACGCCGAGAACAATCAAACGCGCATAAGCCTGCGCGTTCACGATGGCTATCCGGGCTTGAACCGTGCCGAATTGGTGAAGCGTATTCACTACCATTTAACAGAGAGTAAACTGGTCAAGGAAGAAAGCCTTCGGTTTAGTGGTCTGTTGGTGCTCTATAATAATATGTTGCAAAGTTTATTCAGCTCGCAAATATCAACCCTGGGAACAGTCCTGCTGGCTATTTTAGTTATGTTTATGGTGCTGTTTCGTTCCATAAAAGTCGCTTTTGTGGCGATTATTCCAACCATTCTCGCGGCCGTTGGTATTTTAGGTTTTATGGGGCTTTTCGGTCTGCCGCTGGATATGATGACCATTACCGTAGCGGCCATAACCGTTGGTATTGGTGTGGATAATACCATCCACTATGTTCACCGTTTTCGGCGTGAGCTGGAACACGATGGCGACTATATTGCCAGTATGCACCGCGCCCATGCCTCTATCGGGCAGGCGATGTTTTATACGTCAGTGATTATTATTTTCGGCTTTGCCATTATGGTGTTGTCGGCGTTTATCCCCACCATCTATTTCGGGTTGTTAACGGGCCTGGCCATGTTCCTGGCGCTGCTTGGCGCCTTGCTGTTGTTGCCAAAGCTGATCCTGTTAACTCGCCCTTTAAACTAACTTTTCTTGGGGGCGGTCTTTAATTTATTTAAATACCGCTCCATCAATAAGCAAAAACCAAAACCCACCAAGATCCCGCTTAGGTTGGTCAGTGCGTCGAAAAAGTCTGGCTGCCGCATTTCGCTAAAACTCTGTAAGGCCTCGATCGTCATCGAATAAATAATGGCGAATACTATTGCCTTGCGGCGGTTTATGGCGCCAAAAAAAGCTACCCAGGTTGAGCCGATAAGAAGCAGGTTCCCGATAAAGTGCAGAATTTTATCGGAGGTTATGTGTGCCCACTGGGTGGGGGAGGCGCTTAAGGCCATATAGGCAAATATGAGGATAGCCGCAAAAAACTGAAGCCTGCGCAGCAGTTTACATTCGGGAGAAAAAAACAGGTAGGAGAGGAAGCGGTTAAGTGTAGAGACAACTGACATACTAGATTGGGAATAAGAGAGTAAATTTTGCGCCGCCGAGCTCGCTGTCGCTAACTTCCAGCTGCCCCTGGTAGCTGCTGAGTATATCAACAACAATTGATAGCCCGATACCCTGGCCTTGAATGGATGTGTCGGCGCGGGCGCCGCGGGTCAGCAAGCGCTGCTTGAGTTCATCAGCAATGCCGGGGCCATTGTCCTCAATACTGACGGTCAGTACGTCGTTGTTGGTTTGCGCGCCGATCTGAATTTTGTTTTGGCCATATTTAAAGGCGTTTTCCAGAATATTTCCGAACACCTCCAGCGCGTCACTTTCGTCACCGGGAAACTGTAAATTCTCGGGGATATTGATATCGACAGAGAATTGCTTCTCTCGAAAGACTTTGCGCAGTGCCGTTGACAAGCGGTTGATGGTGGCCGCAAGTGGTGTTTTTGCGCGAATACTGCTGGTGGCGGTCAGAGTGGCACGCTGTAGCTGGTGCTGAATGATGTCCGCCATTCTACTTACTTGCTCGTTTATGGCGTTTTGCTGCGTTGGTGAGTTGGATTCCAGCTCTGCACGAATAATGGCCAGGGGCGTTTTTAGGCTGTGTGCCAGATCTGAAAGTGTATTTTTATAGCGTTGCCGCTGCCCTTGCTCCGTTTCAAGAAGCTCGTTTAAATTGTGAATAACCGGTGCAATTTCGGTGGGGTATTCACCTTCCAGCTGACTGTTGTGGCCCTGCTGAAACTTTTTTAAGGCTTGCGCCAGTCGGTCCAGGGGCTTTAAGCCCCAGCGGGTAATAAGAAACTGGGCAATGATAAAAAGTATGGCAATACCGCCCAGCCAAAGCCAGAGCGCATCGCGATAGCCTTTCAATTCTTCCTGCAGCTGGTGTTGGTCGTGAATGATTGAAAATCGAAACAGCGTATCCTGTTGATTAATTTCCCATACGGAGTCAAAACTAAGGACAAAGTGCGGCTCCTCCCGTAAAAGCTGCTCGTTAAAAAGCTCCTGTCCGGGTGCCAATTGAGCCCTGCGGGGGAGGGAGAGTGAATCATCGGCAGGGAAGGAATCGCTCTTCCAGACAATTTCGCCCTTTGTATTGGTGACCAAACCGTAAAGCCCAGATTGGGGGCGGTTAAAGCGGGGTTCCGCCATGGTCTCGGGAAGGTACAGTTGGTGGTCTTCAGGTTCCGCCGCTCCCAAGAGAGAATAGAGGTGTGCCTGTAGGGCCTGCTGCTCAGCGTTTATTAAGCTGTTGCGAAAGGCGCGGTCGAGAGAATAGGCGCTAAAACCGAGAATAACCGGAAGAACCAGAACCGAGGACAGAGTGAGGCGCGCAGCAAGGGAGGGGAGTTTAAAGTCCATGCAATAATGTTTTATCCTGCTTCCAGCGCAAAACGGTAGCCCTGTCCGCGAACCGTTGTAATGGGTTTTAAGTTGTTCTCGGGATCCAATTTTTTACGCAGGCGACCAACAAACACTTCGATCACATTGCTGTCGCGCTCAAAATCCTGGTGGTAGAGATGTTCCGTTAACTCTGTTTTGGATATCGGTTGGCCGGGGTGCAGTGCTAAGTATTCGAGCGTGTTGTACTCGTAGCTGGTCAGTTCAATAAAGCTTCCGCCAACGGTGACTTGTTTGGTGGAGGTGTCGATAACGATTGATCCAAAGGTCAGCTGAGGTGTGGCGCTACCGCCAGAACGGCGAATCAAGGCGTTGGCACGAGCGCGCAATTCTTCGGAATGGAATGGTTTAACCAAGTAATCGTCGGCACCCGCCTCCAGGCCCTTTACCTTGTCTTGCCAGTGACCACGGGCGGTGAGAATAAGTACGGGGTATTTCTTTCCTGCTGCGCGTAAGCGGCGAATGATTTCTATGCCGTCTACCTTGGGTAGTCCGATATCGATAACTGCGAAATCGTAGTCGTATTCTGTGGCGTAGTAGCTGCCGTCTTCGCCGTCGGCTGCCGTTTCAATCACAAAATTCAGCGCGCTAAAATAGTCTGCCAGTTGCTGGCGAATAGCGGCTTCATCTTCAACGATCAACATCTTCATGCGAAGGTTCCTTTTGCTTGCACCGTTCGTGGGGTTTATTTTCCGAGCACTTTCCCGCTGCGGGCGTCTACGGTCACAATCACAACCTTACCGGTTTTCTGCAGGATTTTGACGCGATAGCGATCGCCGCTGCGGCTGACCTTTAGTACTTTGCCGCCGTATTGTCTCTGCGCAGCACTGGCGGCTCGGCTTTTGCTGATGCCTTTGTCGGCTTGGGCCAATTGCCAGTGCGGCTTTGCTGTTGTAACTGTCAGCTCAAATTCCGTTGCCTGGGGTTGGGCATGGCTGGCAGGTACCGCAAAGGAGATCAGGCTGGCCAATACCAGCTTATAGCGGGTCTTCGGGCGGAATAGTCGAGTGAACATAGCTTTTATAGCGAAGTGAGTGAGTGCGTATTGTATGACAAACACAGGTACCAGTTCACTCGTTACTGCTTAGTGTTCTAACGGCTGAATATTGATGGCAATTTTCAGCTTGTTGCCAGGGTCGCGGCGAGTGCGTGTTGTGTAGGTTTCGCCGTTGTAGCGGTAGGTTACGCTATAGCCGGCGGGCACTTCTTCCATTTCCACCCTTTCTTTAACCTCGCAGCGTTGTACATCGCGATAGCTGACTTCGGTGTGAGAATACTGCCGGTTACTGCCGTTACGGCTAATGTCACGGCCTACAGAAGCTCCAAGAATGGCACCCACAACGGTACCTACCTTTTTATTCTCATCGCCTGCACCTACGGCATTACCGATGGCGCCGCCGATTACGCTACCGAGAATGGTACCAGTGGCAGATTTTGGCTTGCCGCTAGAGGCGCGATAATAAACGGGCTGCTGTTCGCGAACTTGCTCGACCCAGCAGTTTTCTACCGGGATGCGTCGTTCGACGGTTTGATAAATGGGCCGAGCATCTACAACCTCGGCGTAAGCCACCATGCGGCTGGAGCCCTGCTCGCTTGCCAGCGTAGGCATTGCCAGACCAGTGCATAAGGCGGATATAGTCAGGGCAAGATTCAGGCGTTTCATTTTCAGTCTCCTTGTTTTTGGCGGCCCTCATCGGGGCATGCTTAAAAGGTACTCCTGTGGGGCTGAATAGAGCCTGAATAAGATTCGTATTGCCTGAGCGAGTCTGGCGCCCTTTTCTCTATAGCCCCAAAGCGATTTCCACAGCCTGTTTCAAATTGTCTACCCTGTAGTCCGCCAGCGATAAATCCTGATGTTTTGAAAAGGCGTAGGTCACGGCAATACAGGTCATTCCCGCGGCTTGGGCTGCTCGAATACCGGTTAGGCTATCCTCAATCGCCATACACTCCCTCGGCTCTACGCCCAGTTCTAACGCGGCCTTTAGATAAGTATCCGGTGCCGGCTTGCTGTTATCGACATCATCTTTACTGACTATCGTTTGAAAAAAGTCTTCCAGTTTGTGGCTGCTTATAGAAGAAGTAACTTCACTGTGATTAGCGCCAGTAGCAACACCCATTTTGACTCCGGCCTGTTTACCGAGATCCAGAGCTTCCAGGGCAAATGGCATTAAGGGGAAGGGATTACGGTTTAATACGACCTGTAATGCCTGTTGTTTGAGGTCGCACAAGTCTTGTGGATTTAGGTTGAGGCCATGTTGTTGTACGATAAGTTCTGCGTTCCGAAGCGTTGGCGTACCGCAGTGGTGGTTGAGATATTCCTGCTTGTTGAACTTAATCCCGAAGTTGTCCGATAATAATTGTTGCCAGATAGTGAAATGGACGCCTTCTGAATCCACCAGTGTGCCGTCGTGATCAAAAATAATAGCTGCAATGCCCAAATTTAGTCCCCTTTGTTGAATTGCTTGCGTGTTTATTCGCATTCGCAAAGTGAAACACTGCTAAGATAAGTTCCCGCAAAATGGGTCATTGTAGCAAACGAGAGTTGTTATATTTCTATGAGTCGAGTTGTGCGTTTTTTTATCCTGTTGGCGCTTATTCCGCTTTTGGTGAACTGTACCTTTATTCGTCAGAAAGAGGATCGGCAGTTGGCGTTACAGCAAACTTTGGACCAGCAGCGGCAATGTATGGAAGAGCAGGCCGAGCAGCTGGAGGAAATGACGCTCACGCAAAAACAAATAACGGAAGAAATGCAGTTACTGCGACGCCAGGTGCGGGAGGTGCATGCCGCTGTGACCCGTAACGATGAGCGGGGTGGGCCGGTTGTTCAAACCCAGAAGCCTACTCCAGCTGCGGGGGTTTCTGTGGGCGCCCAGGCCCAGCGGAGTAGTAAAATTGTTATTGGTCGTATTGAGTGGGCTTGGCTGGAATTGGCCGAGCAACGCTATAAAGCCCGGGTTGATACTGGTGTGGAGGGGTCGTCGTTAATGGTCAAGGATGTTCAGCCCTTTGAACGGAACGGCAGTAAGTGGATTCGCTTTCGCATTCCTACCACCGACGAAGCCCCCTTTCTTGAAACCCCACTGCTTCGCTATAAGAAAAATCGTAATGGTTCTGCAGAATCAGAACGGCGCCCGGTTGTGAACCTGCTTGTACGGGTGGGCGAAATAAACGAAGAAGTGGAATTTAACTTAATTGCACGCGACAGTATGGTGTATCCGGTTCTTTTAGGGCGAAATTTTTTGCGGGACATTGCTATTGTTGATGTCGCCCAAAAATTTATTCAGCCCAAAGTAGAATTCGCGCAGCCCTGAATTTTTCAAAAAGAAAAAGCCTGTGAATCGATCCCGTCTTTCAGTTATAACCCTTGTCGGCCTCTTGTTGTTGGCTGGCAGCCTGTTAACCTGGTATAGGCACCAGGCATTTGACGTCCCCTGGTTGCCGGGGGAAAAGCGTCAGGTATGGTCGATTGAAGCGAAGTTGGAGTTTATCGCCCGCGGCGATCCGGTAAAAGTTTCTCTGGCCATCCCCGGGACACAAACGCGCTTTGAACGCATTGCCGAGCATACGGCCAGCCCCGGTTATGGTTTGGCGTTTGTTGAACAGGGCAGTGAACGCCGTGCCGAATGGTCTATCCGGTCTGCCGAGGGAAGGCAAACGCTTTATTACCGGGTGGATATGCAGGTGAACGATGATTTGACTGTTCCCGGTTTCGCGCCGCAGTCAGACAAAAATAAACGCCTGATGGAGACGGGTCCGCAGGAAACCTCAGCCTTGCAACTGTTGAATAACGCCCTAGAACGTTCAGCCGATAACTTTACCCTCACGCGCGAATTAATTAACGAATTTAACAGTCAGGTGCAGAGCGCTCAGTTTCTTGCGCAGAAGCAAAGCCGTAGTCGCTGGCTGGCGCAGTTGCTTCAGCATGCGGGCGTTCCTGTGCGAGAGGTGCTTAGCCTAACACTGGAAGATGGTCGCAGGCGTCAGCCGTTAAACACCTTGCTGCAGGTGTTTGATGGTAAAGAATATCGCTTATTTAACCCGCAAACGGGTCGCCAGGGTCAGTTTAAGAACCAGCTGCTGTGGGAGTATCAATCGGGCTCTCTGCTGGATATTGTCGGTGGCTCCCAATCTCGTGTACTGTTTTCTATTATTGAACAGGAAGTCCCGGTAGCGCGGGTCATGGAAACCGAGCGGGCACAAAATGTTGGCTTGCTGGATTTTTCTATTCACAGCTTGCCAGTGGAAGAGCAGGCGCTGTTTAAAGGTATTTTTCTGATTCCTGTCGGTGTGCTGGTGGTAGTGTTTATGCGCATTCTGATTGGTCTACGTACTTCCGGCACCTTTATGCCGGTGCTAATCGCCATTTCATTTATTCAAACCAGTTTGTTGACGGGAATTATCGGCTTTGTGCTGATTGTTGGGGTTGGTC
Coding sequences within:
- a CDS encoding ATP-dependent zinc protease family protein, with translation MSRVVRFFILLALIPLLVNCTFIRQKEDRQLALQQTLDQQRQCMEEQAEQLEEMTLTQKQITEEMQLLRRQVREVHAAVTRNDERGGPVVQTQKPTPAAGVSVGAQAQRSSKIVIGRIEWAWLELAEQRYKARVDTGVEGSSLMVKDVQPFERNGSKWIRFRIPTTDEAPFLETPLLRYKKNRNGSAESERRPVVNLLVRVGEINEEVEFNLIARDSMVYPVLLGRNFLRDIAIVDVAQKFIQPKVEFAQP
- a CDS encoding inactive transglutaminase family protein, whose product is MNRSRLSVITLVGLLLLAGSLLTWYRHQAFDVPWLPGEKRQVWSIEAKLEFIARGDPVKVSLAIPGTQTRFERIAEHTASPGYGLAFVEQGSERRAEWSIRSAEGRQTLYYRVDMQVNDDLTVPGFAPQSDKNKRLMETGPQETSALQLLNNALERSADNFTLTRELINEFNSQVQSAQFLAQKQSRSRWLAQLLQHAGVPVREVLSLTLEDGRRRQPLNTLLQVFDGKEYRLFNPQTGRQGQFKNQLLWEYQSGSLLDIVGGSQSRVLFSIIEQEVPVARVMETERAQNVGLLDFSIHSLPVEEQALFKGIFLIPVGVLVVVFMRILIGLRTSGTFMPVLIAISFIQTSLLTGIIGFVLIVGVGLVIRSYFSRLNLLLVARISAVIISVISIIAVFAVLAFQLGLSEGLKITFFPMIILSWTIERMSILWEEEGSKEVLIQTGGSLLVALCAYVVMINDVVRHLTFNFIGLQLVIMALVILLGSYTGYRLLEFRRFKALAGKC